A stretch of Fluviicola sp. DNA encodes these proteins:
- a CDS encoding ABC transporter substrate-binding protein: MKKIGFLFLALLALTTACNSGAKQEEQKEAKVEAKRIVSLSGSITEIIYAVGSQKELIGVDVTSTYPAAAEKLTNLGHVRKLAVESLLALNPTHVVMLEDEVSPDLKSKLKQAKIELVTFKHPNSVADAKSLIKDVAKWLGKEDASKELTAKIDADIQKLSKLDKKPKVLFVYARGAGTLMVAGENTPLEKMIVLAGGENAGKGFTDFKPLTSESVIAANPDVILMFTSGAQSLGPDGIFNVPGVATTTAGKNKALIQMDGQLLSGFGPRVAEALTELNKAFKKIK, from the coding sequence ATGAAAAAGATTGGTTTTTTATTTCTGGCTCTTTTGGCACTGACTACAGCTTGTAATTCAGGAGCAAAGCAGGAAGAACAAAAAGAAGCAAAAGTCGAAGCAAAACGAATCGTTTCTCTGAGCGGTTCAATAACAGAAATCATCTACGCAGTGGGTTCCCAAAAGGAACTCATTGGCGTGGATGTGACCAGCACTTATCCGGCAGCAGCTGAAAAGCTGACGAATTTGGGGCACGTGCGTAAACTGGCGGTAGAGAGCTTGCTGGCATTGAATCCTACACACGTGGTTATGCTGGAAGATGAGGTTTCACCGGATTTGAAATCTAAATTGAAGCAGGCGAAGATCGAATTGGTAACCTTCAAACACCCGAACAGTGTAGCAGATGCAAAGTCTTTGATAAAAGATGTTGCTAAGTGGCTGGGTAAAGAAGATGCTTCCAAAGAGTTGACTGCTAAGATCGATGCAGATATCCAAAAATTGAGCAAGCTTGACAAAAAGCCGAAAGTACTGTTCGTTTATGCAAGAGGTGCGGGAACATTGATGGTTGCCGGAGAAAATACTCCGCTTGAAAAAATGATCGTTTTGGCGGGCGGAGAAAATGCAGGGAAAGGTTTCACGGACTTCAAACCTCTGACAAGCGAATCGGTGATTGCGGCAAACCCGGATGTGATCCTGATGTTCACTTCAGGAGCGCAAAGCCTGGGGCCTGACGGAATTTTCAACGTACCGGGAGTAGCAACAACAACAGCAGGAAAAAACAAAGCGCTGATCCAGATGGACGGCCAGTTATTGAGCGGGTTCGGTCCGCGTGTAGCTGAAGCGCTTACGGAATTGAATAAAGCGTTTAAAAAGATCAAATAG
- a CDS encoding iron ABC transporter permease, translating to MSRQRIIGLLLVVLLIVCFVINLSVGNVHVPVSHVFGSLIEKVGFTTGLKITDIEYQVVYNIRFPRAVYSCLIGAGLAVSGAALQGIFRNPLVDSALIGISTGASLFASLFILFNGLVPWLIIFNEGLSLSIVAFLGASIVAFIVYRLSLSNGEINSLTLILAGIALNALTAALTGLLTYFATDDELRDLTFWTLGSLGSANNDSVILLAVFTIVPMIVIFFRAKSLNVLALGESNAQYMGYQVKTIKLLVIICSTCMVGSAVSMAGVIGFIGLVVPHIIRIVAGPDHKVLLPFSAFFGAILLSVADMISRTILPPTEVPIGIITALMGTPVFIAIIFKHKRKFSV from the coding sequence ATGTCAAGACAGCGGATAATAGGTCTTTTGTTAGTGGTTTTACTGATAGTTTGCTTTGTAATAAACTTGTCAGTAGGGAACGTTCATGTCCCGGTGTCCCATGTCTTTGGCAGTTTGATTGAAAAAGTCGGTTTTACGACCGGTCTGAAAATAACGGATATCGAATACCAGGTAGTTTACAACATTCGGTTTCCAAGAGCAGTCTATTCCTGTTTGATAGGTGCAGGATTAGCAGTTTCAGGTGCGGCATTACAGGGAATATTCAGGAACCCTTTGGTCGATTCCGCTTTAATCGGGATCTCAACGGGTGCCTCTCTTTTTGCATCACTATTCATTTTGTTCAACGGATTGGTTCCCTGGTTGATTATTTTCAACGAGGGACTTTCCCTTTCTATCGTAGCCTTTCTGGGAGCTTCCATCGTGGCATTTATCGTTTACCGCTTGTCGCTGAGTAATGGCGAGATCAATTCGTTGACCCTGATTCTTGCAGGGATTGCTTTGAATGCGCTGACAGCTGCACTGACCGGGTTGCTGACTTACTTTGCAACCGATGATGAATTGCGCGATCTGACCTTCTGGACACTGGGAAGTTTGGGGTCTGCAAACAACGATTCTGTGATCTTGCTGGCTGTTTTCACCATTGTCCCGATGATCGTTATATTCTTCCGTGCCAAAAGCTTGAATGTACTGGCACTGGGCGAAAGCAACGCACAATACATGGGCTATCAAGTGAAAACTATTAAGTTGCTGGTGATTATCTGTTCAACCTGCATGGTTGGTTCTGCCGTTTCCATGGCCGGAGTAATCGGTTTTATCGGTTTGGTGGTTCCGCATATCATTCGCATTGTAGCAGGGCCCGACCACAAAGTGCTATTGCCTTTCAGTGCGTTTTTCGGGGCAATCCTGCTTTCGGTGGCAGATATGATCTCACGGACCATTTTACCTCCCACGGAAGTGCCGATCGGAATCATTACCGCATTGATGGGAACCCCGGTTTTCATTGCAATCATTTTTAAACACAAACGCAAATTCTCGGTGTGA
- a CDS encoding ATP-binding cassette domain-containing protein encodes MIEAKNIAFGVKGRQILQPVSFTTEQEEFIVILGPNGAGKSTLVKLLSSGLQPSSGSVSYYGKELNEWTIDQLAKYRAYMHQESMIASSFTVREVLEMARYRYPETKNQFNKTVIEKIVKELNLQALLDVEFNFLSGGEKQRVQFGRVLLQLESEGEIQPVKYLFLDEPLNNLDVRYQIELLKYARKFVDDKRGSVIVVMHDINLCYQYADRVLLMKQGKVIMDGTVQEVMSPELLSETYQIELEKIQSLDGEVFYRHISYTSSLLSNNEIRGGAASDR; translated from the coding sequence GTGATAGAAGCAAAAAACATAGCGTTTGGAGTCAAAGGCAGACAAATCCTGCAGCCGGTCAGTTTTACGACCGAACAGGAAGAGTTTATCGTGATCCTTGGTCCGAACGGAGCTGGAAAAAGTACCCTGGTGAAATTGCTTTCCAGCGGATTGCAACCGAGCTCGGGAAGTGTTTCCTATTACGGGAAGGAACTGAACGAATGGACGATTGACCAATTGGCCAAGTACCGCGCATACATGCACCAGGAAAGCATGATCGCTTCCAGTTTTACGGTCCGTGAAGTGTTGGAAATGGCCCGTTACCGTTACCCGGAAACAAAAAATCAGTTCAACAAAACAGTGATTGAGAAAATTGTGAAAGAACTGAATCTGCAGGCACTTTTGGATGTGGAATTCAATTTCCTTTCCGGGGGAGAAAAGCAGCGGGTACAATTCGGAAGGGTATTGCTGCAATTGGAAAGCGAAGGAGAAATCCAGCCGGTGAAGTATTTGTTCCTGGATGAACCGCTCAACAACCTGGATGTGCGCTACCAGATCGAATTGCTGAAATATGCCCGCAAGTTTGTAGACGATAAGCGCGGAAGTGTGATTGTAGTCATGCACGACATCAATTTGTGCTACCAGTATGCGGACCGTGTGTTGTTGATGAAGCAGGGAAAAGTGATCATGGACGGAACCGTTCAGGAAGTCATGAGCCCGGAACTACTAAGTGAAACATATCAAATCGAATTGGAAAAAATCCAATCACTGGACGGAGAAGTGTTTTACCGGCACATCTCTTATACATCCAGCCTGTTAAGTAATAATGAAATAAGAGGAGGCGCTGCCTCCGATAGATGA
- a CDS encoding ChuX/HutX family heme-like substrate-binding protein has protein sequence METTLSLKEAFEQLKESEPKLRIREYAKRLNASEAELVALGVGTTAVRLRPEFVAILREIESLGFVMALTRNDDVVHERKGIYENFSTTPHASLFVGKDIDLRIFPNSWAYAFAVTEGDEKPRHSLQFFTTDGVATHKIYLESKSNMEAYEALVAKYKDENQSSELEIGALLPLESPELPDSEIDVKAFQEGWINLKDTHEFFGLLRKHKLTRTQALRFAPDETYAKKTDNKALRRALEAAAKEQVSIMVFVGNAGMIQIHTGEVKNIVEHGPWINVLDPLFNLHAKEDAIAESWIVRKPTEDGIVTSLELFNAKKELVCTLFGARKPGVPELESWRKLIAEL, from the coding sequence ATGGAAACAACTTTGTCATTAAAAGAAGCTTTCGAACAACTGAAAGAAAGCGAACCGAAATTGAGAATCAGAGAATATGCGAAGCGTTTGAATGCTTCAGAGGCGGAATTAGTTGCTTTGGGTGTTGGAACGACAGCAGTTCGTTTGCGCCCTGAATTTGTAGCAATCTTGCGTGAGATCGAATCATTGGGTTTTGTAATGGCTTTGACACGCAATGACGATGTGGTTCACGAACGTAAAGGAATTTACGAGAACTTCAGCACAACTCCGCATGCATCCCTTTTCGTAGGAAAAGATATCGATTTGCGTATTTTCCCAAATTCCTGGGCATATGCATTTGCAGTAACCGAAGGAGATGAGAAACCACGTCATAGCTTGCAGTTCTTTACAACAGACGGAGTTGCTACGCACAAAATCTACCTGGAGTCGAAAAGCAATATGGAAGCTTATGAAGCTTTGGTCGCAAAATACAAAGACGAAAACCAGTCTTCGGAATTGGAAATCGGTGCTTTATTGCCATTGGAATCTCCTGAATTACCGGATAGCGAAATCGACGTGAAAGCATTCCAGGAAGGATGGATCAACCTGAAAGATACGCACGAGTTCTTCGGTTTGCTGAGAAAGCACAAATTAACCAGAACACAGGCTTTGCGTTTCGCCCCGGATGAAACTTATGCGAAAAAGACCGACAACAAAGCTTTGCGAAGAGCATTGGAAGCAGCTGCAAAAGAGCAGGTTTCCATCATGGTATTTGTTGGGAATGCAGGAATGATTCAAATCCACACCGGTGAAGTGAAAAATATCGTAGAGCATGGCCCGTGGATCAATGTATTGGACCCGCTATTCAACCTGCATGCAAAAGAAGATGCCATTGCTGAATCCTGGATTGTACGCAAACCAACGGAAGACGGAATCGTCACTTCCCTGGAGTTATTCAACGCGAAAAAAGAATTGGTGTGTACGCTTTTTGGAGCACGCAAACCGGGAGTTCCCGAATTGGAATCCTGGAGAAAATTGATCGCAGAATTGTAA
- a CDS encoding TonB-dependent receptor plug domain-containing protein codes for MNPKAYLLILMSILSGLATAQDTLYIKDEAGIAVPFAQVAIQNPDAKKTNYVQSDERGILVVPEAFYATGKQLIVKVSTDGFHQETDTISKGKNHRVQLRTNAKDIGEVVITGQLGAGSVTNSTNKVKLIDRATIEAKGAVNLRDLLQNELNIRISQDQILGSGMSMLGISGEGVKILIDGVPVIGRQNGNIDLSQINLSNIERVEIVEGPLSTNYGSNAMAGTINLITKKPKNKGYDINLGAFYETVGNYNLNLGVTSRVKNHAISAYGARNFFDGWTPGDKAIEFPKKELADSGRFQQWKMKEQYLGGLKYSWKFKKIELIPSLDLFREKIVNRGYPRAPYQISAFDDEYVTNRQNAGLEVIGWLKKDLKLDVQLNYSNYKRIKNSYLTDLTTLDRKLLAMSEQDTSRFILYFNRVTLTRNNFDRKFNYEVGYDINYEEGFGNRIENKRKEIGDYALFGTFNWAPWNWLHLKPGLRFTYNSLYKEAFMPALNVKLGKKKHILRGSIASGFRSPSIKELYMEFVDINHNIHGNPDLKPEIANHVQGWYNFNWEPKKFQLGFELSGYYQDIHNRISLSQSADGVNYSYFNIDQFYARGIQSLVKVGQKQWNVNVGFNYIGTASNYSDNRYAYSPELVSNVSYQLKNGTTKFSAFYKYTGKVVAYFLNEDASITQSFISDYSLLDLQVQQWFLKKTLSVSLGGKNLLNVTNINAGSGTSGGAHVSGSGTAPIAWGRSFYLNITYLIKSKQ; via the coding sequence ATGAATCCAAAAGCGTATTTGCTTATTTTGATGAGTATCCTGAGTGGTTTGGCGACTGCTCAGGATACTTTATACATCAAAGATGAAGCGGGGATAGCTGTGCCGTTTGCACAAGTCGCCATCCAGAACCCGGATGCGAAGAAAACAAATTATGTTCAATCGGATGAACGGGGAATCCTGGTCGTTCCGGAGGCTTTTTACGCAACTGGAAAGCAACTGATTGTGAAAGTCAGTACGGACGGTTTTCACCAGGAAACCGATACCATTTCAAAAGGAAAAAATCACCGTGTTCAGCTGCGCACAAACGCCAAAGACATCGGTGAAGTAGTCATTACCGGGCAATTGGGTGCGGGATCGGTAACCAATTCCACGAATAAAGTAAAACTGATCGACCGCGCCACCATCGAAGCGAAAGGAGCGGTAAATCTGCGCGATTTATTGCAAAACGAATTGAATATCCGCATCAGCCAGGACCAAATCCTCGGAAGCGGAATGTCGATGCTGGGAATCAGCGGGGAAGGAGTCAAAATCCTGATAGACGGAGTTCCGGTAATCGGCCGCCAAAACGGAAACATCGATTTGAGCCAGATCAACCTTTCCAACATCGAACGGGTGGAAATCGTAGAAGGACCACTCAGTACCAACTATGGAAGTAACGCCATGGCAGGTACCATTAATCTGATCACTAAAAAGCCGAAAAACAAAGGCTACGACATAAACTTAGGAGCTTTCTACGAAACGGTCGGGAATTACAACCTGAACCTCGGAGTGACTTCGCGCGTGAAGAATCACGCCATTTCTGCATACGGAGCACGCAATTTTTTTGACGGCTGGACACCCGGCGACAAAGCCATCGAATTCCCGAAAAAGGAACTGGCAGATTCCGGGCGCTTCCAGCAGTGGAAAATGAAAGAACAGTATTTGGGCGGATTGAAATACTCCTGGAAATTCAAAAAAATAGAACTGATTCCTTCACTGGATCTTTTCCGGGAGAAAATCGTGAACCGCGGTTACCCCAGAGCGCCCTATCAGATTTCAGCTTTTGACGACGAATACGTGACCAATCGCCAGAATGCTGGACTGGAAGTAATCGGCTGGTTGAAAAAAGATTTGAAACTGGATGTACAGCTGAACTATTCCAATTACAAACGCATCAAGAATTCTTACCTGACGGATCTCACCACACTTGACCGCAAATTGCTGGCGATGTCGGAACAGGACACTTCGCGTTTTATTCTTTATTTCAACCGCGTTACCCTGACCCGGAATAATTTCGACCGCAAGTTCAATTACGAAGTCGGTTACGATATCAACTACGAAGAAGGATTCGGGAACCGCATTGAGAACAAACGGAAAGAAATCGGAGATTACGCGCTTTTCGGTACATTCAATTGGGCGCCCTGGAATTGGCTGCACCTGAAACCGGGATTGCGCTTTACCTATAATTCGCTCTACAAAGAAGCATTTATGCCGGCTTTGAATGTGAAATTGGGAAAGAAAAAACACATTTTGCGCGGAAGTATTGCCTCGGGGTTCCGTTCGCCTTCCATCAAGGAATTGTACATGGAGTTTGTGGATATCAACCACAACATTCACGGAAACCCGGACTTGAAACCCGAAATCGCGAACCACGTGCAGGGGTGGTATAACTTCAATTGGGAACCGAAGAAATTCCAGTTAGGATTTGAGTTGTCCGGGTATTACCAGGATATTCACAACCGCATCAGTTTGTCGCAATCCGCAGACGGAGTGAATTACAGCTATTTCAACATCGATCAGTTTTATGCAAGAGGAATTCAATCCTTGGTGAAAGTGGGGCAAAAACAATGGAATGTAAATGTCGGATTTAACTATATCGGAACGGCTTCCAACTATTCGGACAATCGATATGCCTATTCGCCGGAATTGGTTTCAAACGTTTCTTACCAGTTAAAGAACGGAACAACCAAATTCAGCGCTTTCTATAAATACACCGGGAAAGTGGTTGCTTACTTCCTGAATGAAGATGCTTCCATTACGCAATCCTTCATTTCCGATTACAGTTTATTGGATTTACAGGTTCAGCAATGGTTCCTGAAGAAAACACTGAGCGTTTCACTGGGCGGCAAGAACTTACTGAATGTGACGAATATCAATGCGGGAAGCGGAACTTCCGGCGGTGCACACGTTTCCGGTTCGGGAACAGCACCGATTGCCTGGGGAAGAAGTTTCTACCTGAATATTACTTATTTGATAAAATCAAAGCAATGA
- a CDS encoding HmuY family protein produces MKKALLIALIPVLGACFKKEIPVEKPVSGATTAQVELGGNYANQIYYDLETNSIIRQNNREVWDLAFEAGDNGFHVLLNESRIMAAALSNETDITALTSDAGLTYTWDYHTGNLDSTAIGDWQSLGKVYAIDLGTALTGGNLGKKKLKVVSVSTTEYQIQFADLSSSSIQTFTIPKSTTAGFTYFSMTGSGSLKDIEPDKATWDLIFTAYCHVFDEHTPYSVVGVLSNRYGVKVQEVSIPFENMTHADIVESAFEDRINVIGYDWKTYDFDNGTYVVNSNRTFIVKTVLGRYYKMRFVDYYNENGVKGAPKFELQELIP; encoded by the coding sequence ATGAAAAAAGCACTTTTAATCGCATTGATCCCGGTTTTAGGCGCATGCTTTAAAAAAGAAATCCCGGTTGAAAAGCCAGTTTCAGGTGCAACGACTGCACAGGTAGAGTTGGGCGGAAATTACGCCAACCAGATCTATTACGATTTGGAAACCAATTCCATTATCCGTCAAAACAACCGCGAAGTGTGGGATTTGGCTTTCGAAGCGGGAGACAACGGTTTTCACGTCCTGCTGAACGAATCGCGGATTATGGCTGCTGCACTTTCCAACGAAACAGATATTACGGCTCTGACTTCCGATGCCGGTTTAACTTATACCTGGGATTATCATACCGGGAACCTGGATTCGACAGCGATCGGAGATTGGCAGAGTTTGGGGAAAGTGTATGCCATTGATTTGGGAACAGCACTTACCGGTGGCAACCTGGGAAAGAAAAAACTGAAAGTGGTTTCCGTATCAACAACCGAATACCAGATCCAGTTTGCGGATTTGAGCAGCTCTTCCATTCAAACCTTCACAATCCCGAAATCAACAACGGCCGGGTTTACTTATTTTTCCATGACCGGAAGCGGATCTTTGAAAGACATCGAACCGGATAAAGCGACCTGGGATTTGATATTCACGGCTTACTGTCATGTTTTCGATGAACATACGCCTTATTCGGTGGTTGGAGTTTTGTCGAACCGCTACGGAGTAAAAGTACAGGAAGTAAGTATTCCTTTTGAGAATATGACCCACGCAGACATTGTGGAATCGGCATTTGAAGACCGCATTAACGTAATCGGTTACGACTGGAAAACCTACGATTTCGACAACGGAACATATGTGGTGAACAGCAACCGCACGTTTATCGTGAAAACCGTTTTGGGCCGTTATTATAAAATGCGGTTCGTGGATTACTACAATGAAAACGGTGTAAAAGGCGCTCCGAAATTCGAATTGCAGGAATTGATTCCTTAA
- the hisS gene encoding histidine--tRNA ligase, with protein sequence MAQKPAIPKGTRDFLPDEVARRTYIFDTIKSVFKSYGFAPIETPSFELSTTLLGKYGEEGDRLIFRILNSGEKMKKADLEALQSENLARFANSLAEKALRYDLTVPFARFVVQHQNELSFPFKRYQIQPVWRADRPQHGRYQEFYQCDADVVGSDSLLYEVDFVQIFDQVLTNLRIPGFTILINNRKILSGIAEVSGESDKLIDITVAIDKLDKIGEEGVVKELKEKGVSDKAIEIISPLFKTNGDNEARLEQMKSFLSNSEIGLKGIAELEFVLNQTKELGLERAEVVFDVTLARGLNYYTGAIFEVKVHDVKMGSICGGGRYDDLTGLFGLSGLSGVGISFGADRIYDVLNELNLYPEDTNAGLTLLFANFGDKEAAYCMKLTKKLRQIGVDCEVYPSAAKMQKQFKYADNRKVKYVALIGEDELNKGQLQIKNMESGEQQAMTENELLHFFKA encoded by the coding sequence ATGGCTCAAAAACCGGCAATCCCAAAAGGGACCAGAGATTTCCTACCAGACGAGGTAGCTCGCCGTACGTATATTTTCGACACGATCAAATCCGTTTTCAAAAGTTACGGGTTTGCACCGATCGAAACACCTTCTTTCGAACTTTCCACCACTTTATTGGGGAAATACGGAGAGGAAGGAGACCGCTTGATATTCCGCATTTTGAATTCAGGGGAAAAAATGAAAAAGGCCGATTTGGAAGCCTTGCAATCGGAAAACTTAGCGCGTTTTGCAAATTCATTGGCAGAAAAAGCTTTGCGCTACGATCTAACCGTGCCTTTTGCACGTTTCGTGGTGCAGCACCAGAATGAGTTATCATTTCCCTTCAAACGCTACCAGATCCAGCCTGTTTGGCGAGCCGATCGTCCGCAGCACGGCCGTTACCAGGAATTTTACCAGTGTGACGCCGATGTAGTCGGTTCGGATTCCTTATTGTATGAAGTGGATTTCGTGCAGATTTTCGACCAGGTATTGACGAATCTCCGGATTCCCGGCTTTACGATTCTAATCAACAACCGCAAAATCCTTTCAGGAATTGCAGAAGTTTCAGGCGAGAGCGACAAACTGATCGATATCACGGTTGCCATCGACAAGCTGGATAAAATCGGTGAAGAAGGTGTGGTGAAGGAATTGAAAGAAAAAGGCGTTTCAGACAAAGCGATCGAAATCATTTCTCCGTTATTTAAAACGAACGGCGATAATGAAGCGCGTTTGGAACAAATGAAATCCTTCCTTTCAAACTCAGAAATTGGGTTGAAAGGAATAGCAGAGTTGGAATTCGTTTTGAACCAAACCAAAGAATTGGGACTGGAACGTGCAGAAGTTGTTTTCGACGTAACCCTTGCGCGCGGACTGAACTATTACACCGGAGCTATTTTCGAGGTGAAAGTGCACGATGTAAAAATGGGATCGATCTGCGGTGGCGGACGCTACGATGATTTGACCGGCTTGTTCGGACTTTCCGGGCTTTCGGGAGTTGGGATTTCTTTCGGGGCAGACCGCATTTACGACGTATTGAACGAATTGAATTTATACCCGGAAGATACCAATGCCGGCTTGACATTGCTGTTCGCGAACTTTGGTGACAAGGAAGCAGCCTATTGCATGAAACTGACGAAAAAATTACGTCAAATCGGTGTGGACTGTGAAGTGTATCCGAGCGCTGCCAAGATGCAAAAGCAATTCAAGTACGCCGATAACCGCAAGGTGAAGTATGTGGCATTGATCGGTGAAGATGAACTGAACAAAGGACAGTTGCAGATCAAGAACATGGAATCGGGAGAACAGCAGGCAATGACGGAGAACGAATTGCTTCATTTTTTTAAAGCTTAA
- the hutH gene encoding histidine ammonia-lyase — translation MDHFIIDNQWVSLEKLDQILASNAKISISEEAKAAIVKCRTYLDEKVAKSDRLIYGVNTGFGSLCDTAISSEDLEQLQRNLVLSHACGMGERVPEEIVRRLLILKVMGLSHGASGVQLETVERLVFFFNNHIHPVVFQQGSLGASGDLAPLAHLVLPILGEGTVLFEGKEYTSQEINERFGLQPIALRSKEGLALLNGTQFMSGYASYAISHARKLWKQFNEVAAISLDGYDGRKEPFGVQVNEIRNQVGQIKTAEIFRNLLADSELANREKAHVQDPYSFRCIPQVHGASYDTIEHCATIVEREINAVTDNPTVFPDDDIVVSAGNFHGQPLALAMDFLAIALAEMGSISERRIYKSISGTRHLPAFLVAKPGLNSGFMITQYTCASIVSQNKQLCTPASIDTIDSSNGQEDHVSMGANAATKLFRVIDNCYSIQGIEILHACQSLEFRRPAKSGQRQEEIFANFRGKVPFVKEDGYMHPLMQASKEFVKNGI, via the coding sequence ATGGACCATTTTATCATAGATAATCAATGGGTTTCTTTAGAGAAACTCGATCAGATACTCGCTTCGAACGCCAAAATTTCGATCAGTGAAGAAGCAAAAGCAGCCATCGTAAAATGCCGCACTTATTTAGATGAGAAAGTAGCAAAAAGCGACCGGTTGATTTACGGAGTAAATACCGGTTTCGGAAGTTTGTGCGATACGGCGATTTCTTCCGAAGACCTGGAACAATTGCAGCGAAACCTGGTACTTTCCCACGCATGTGGAATGGGGGAGCGCGTTCCGGAAGAAATCGTGAGAAGATTATTGATCCTGAAAGTGATGGGACTTTCCCACGGAGCTTCAGGTGTTCAGCTTGAAACCGTAGAACGGTTGGTTTTCTTCTTCAACAATCACATTCACCCGGTTGTTTTCCAGCAGGGAAGTTTGGGTGCTTCCGGTGATTTGGCTCCTTTGGCGCATTTGGTATTGCCGATTTTGGGTGAAGGAACAGTGCTGTTCGAAGGAAAAGAATACACCTCTCAGGAAATCAATGAGCGTTTTGGCCTTCAGCCGATTGCTCTGAGATCGAAAGAAGGATTGGCCTTGCTGAACGGAACACAATTCATGTCGGGATACGCTTCTTACGCCATTTCCCATGCACGCAAATTGTGGAAGCAATTCAACGAAGTTGCTGCAATTTCCCTGGATGGGTACGACGGGCGCAAAGAACCGTTTGGCGTTCAGGTAAACGAAATCCGCAACCAGGTCGGACAAATCAAAACAGCAGAGATTTTCAGAAATCTATTGGCCGACAGTGAATTGGCAAACCGTGAAAAGGCACATGTACAGGATCCGTATTCATTCCGATGCATTCCGCAGGTTCACGGAGCTTCTTACGATACGATTGAACATTGCGCAACGATCGTGGAACGCGAGATCAACGCGGTAACAGATAATCCAACCGTTTTCCCCGATGATGACATCGTGGTTTCTGCCGGGAATTTCCACGGACAACCGCTTGCCCTGGCAATGGACTTTTTAGCAATAGCTTTGGCAGAAATGGGAAGCATCAGCGAACGCCGCATTTACAAATCCATTTCCGGAACACGCCATTTACCGGCGTTTTTGGTGGCAAAACCAGGATTGAATTCCGGTTTCATGATTACGCAATATACCTGCGCTTCGATCGTGAGCCAGAACAAACAGTTGTGTACACCGGCAAGTATCGATACCATTGATTCCAGCAACGGGCAGGAAGATCATGTTTCCATGGGAGCCAACGCAGCAACAAAATTATTCCGGGTGATTGACAATTGTTATTCGATCCAGGGAATTGAGATTCTGCATGCATGTCAGTCGCTGGAATTCCGCAGACCGGCTAAATCCGGACAGCGCCAGGAAGAGATATTTGCTAACTTTAGAGGCAAAGTTCCTTTTGTGAAGGAAGACGGGTACATGCACCCATTGATGCAGGCAAGTAAAGAATTTGTAAAAAACGGAATATGA